Proteins encoded by one window of Geobacter sp. DSM 9736:
- a CDS encoding lipid biosynthesis B12-binding/radical SAM protein: protein MKLLLVSANREQSPYPVFPLGLSYLAAPLVAAGHTLRVADVCFAQRPEEDVASALDEFQPDAILISIRNIDNVTWPGTRFYLGGVRDIVAQCKGRGTVILGGSGFSLMPREVLEYAGGDYGVVGEGEEALVELLHRLERGGPVTGLPGVVIPGEDDFIPPRHLEHFTTPDRRLFELGRYRDLGGMANVQTKRGCPFACVYCTYPKLEGSSLRLRPISDIIGELRDLTGVGGIDYIYFVDDIFNYPIEFALELCRAIRKEGLSFGWSAFINPGFVTLELLQAMADAGCDAVELGTDSGSPTMLRNLRKSFGVDEIRNASLLCRNLDLAFAHYLLFGGPGETEATMAESFSLMDEVDPTAVIAMTGIRLFPGTPLHDLAVAEGLSPSAQRLLEPFFYISPEVAPHLASLVTEHALARRNWVVPGLEINMSDSMLQMLRHFPVRGPLWKLMKRLGRTRVKPLSS, encoded by the coding sequence ATGAAGCTGCTGCTGGTTTCCGCCAACAGAGAGCAGAGCCCCTACCCGGTGTTTCCCCTTGGTCTTTCCTATCTTGCGGCACCGCTTGTCGCGGCAGGCCACACCCTGCGTGTTGCGGATGTTTGCTTTGCACAGCGGCCCGAAGAGGATGTCGCAAGCGCCCTCGATGAGTTCCAGCCGGATGCAATTTTAATCTCGATCCGGAATATCGATAACGTTACCTGGCCCGGCACCCGGTTTTATCTCGGGGGGGTGAGAGACATCGTCGCACAATGCAAAGGTAGGGGGACCGTCATTCTCGGCGGTTCCGGATTTTCACTTATGCCGCGGGAGGTTCTTGAGTACGCTGGTGGTGACTACGGCGTTGTAGGGGAAGGGGAAGAAGCGCTTGTGGAGCTGCTTCACCGCCTCGAACGAGGGGGTCCGGTAACGGGCCTTCCAGGCGTCGTGATTCCCGGAGAGGATGATTTTATTCCCCCGCGGCATCTTGAGCATTTCACCACACCCGACCGGCGGCTCTTCGAGTTGGGAAGATACCGGGACCTTGGCGGTATGGCCAATGTGCAAACGAAGCGCGGCTGCCCATTCGCCTGTGTCTACTGCACCTATCCGAAACTGGAGGGGAGCTCGCTGCGACTTCGTCCGATTTCCGACATTATCGGCGAGCTGCGCGATCTTACCGGGGTGGGGGGAATCGACTACATCTATTTCGTCGATGACATCTTCAACTATCCGATTGAGTTTGCACTGGAGCTGTGCAGGGCCATACGGAAGGAGGGTTTGTCCTTCGGCTGGTCGGCGTTCATCAATCCCGGGTTCGTCACACTGGAGCTGCTTCAGGCGATGGCAGATGCAGGGTGTGATGCGGTGGAATTAGGCACCGACTCAGGATCACCTACAATGCTTCGGAACCTCCGCAAGTCGTTCGGTGTGGACGAGATAAGGAATGCCTCCCTACTCTGCCGCAATCTTGATCTGGCTTTCGCACACTACCTCCTTTTCGGGGGCCCCGGTGAAACCGAAGCTACCATGGCCGAGAGTTTTTCATTGATGGATGAAGTCGATCCGACAGCCGTCATCGCCATGACAGGCATCCGCCTATTCCCCGGAACTCCCCTCCACGATCTTGCTGTAGCGGAAGGACTTTCCCCTTCCGCACAAAGGCTCCTGGAGCCATTTTTCTACATATCCCCCGAAGTCGCTCCGCATCTTGCCTCGCTGGTCACAGAACACGCATTGGCGCGAAGAAACTGGGTAGTCCCAGGGCTCGAGATCAACATGAGCGATTCTATGCTCCAGATGCTACGCCACTTCCCGGTGAGGGGGCCGTTGTGGAAGCTTATGAAGAGGCTCGGGCGCACCCGAGTGAAGCCACTGTCCTCGTGA
- a CDS encoding SDR family NAD(P)-dependent oxidoreductase, whose product MDFADKRIVVTGGTRGIGRAVTLHFARLGAHITAAYRENEDAARTLAEEAAGLPGSVSTFKSDVATGEGAVALIDAAAEATGGIDILINNAGIIRDCYLPMMSEEDWCAVLHSNVFPLFHCCKWGLRKMLSRRNGAIVNISSIAAFTGTAGQTNYAASKGAIVSFTKALAREAGPFGIRVNAVAPGLIETEMLSGMSREAIDRVTKGSSLGRIGRAEEVAEAVAFLASPSASYITGQCLVVDGGIL is encoded by the coding sequence ATGGACTTTGCCGATAAACGGATCGTGGTAACCGGTGGAACCAGGGGAATCGGGCGCGCCGTAACGCTACACTTCGCCAGGCTCGGAGCACACATAACGGCAGCCTACCGCGAAAACGAAGATGCTGCTCGGACCCTTGCGGAAGAGGCTGCGGGACTTCCGGGTTCAGTTTCCACCTTCAAGTCGGATGTCGCCACCGGCGAAGGGGCCGTTGCCCTCATTGACGCTGCAGCGGAGGCTACGGGGGGCATTGACATTCTCATCAACAACGCCGGGATAATCAGGGACTGCTACTTGCCGATGATGTCGGAGGAAGATTGGTGCGCCGTCCTCCACAGCAACGTTTTTCCGCTCTTTCACTGCTGCAAGTGGGGCTTGAGGAAAATGCTCTCGCGGCGCAATGGCGCTATTGTCAATATCTCCTCCATAGCCGCTTTCACCGGCACTGCCGGACAGACCAACTATGCCGCCAGCAAGGGTGCCATCGTCAGTTTCACCAAAGCGCTGGCCCGGGAAGCAGGTCCCTTCGGCATCAGGGTGAACGCGGTCGCGCCGGGACTCATAGAAACGGAAATGCTCTCCGGGATGAGCCGTGAGGCGATCGACCGTGTGACGAAGGGTTCCTCCTTGGGGCGGATCGGCCGCGCGGAGGAAGTTGCAGAAGCAGTGGCATTCCTCGCCTCCCCAAGTGCCTCGTACATTACGGGACAGTGCCTGGTGGTGGATGGGGGTATTCTTTAG
- a CDS encoding beta-ketoacyl-[acyl-carrier-protein] synthase family protein, producing MFHKKRIAITGLGVFCSVGHDVGSFKKALLQGNSGIGGIDLFDVSSFPSQIGAQIRGYNPGDHFDRKSARRLSRADQFGIIAAGEAIRSSAILGAYDPYSIGVSLGAGAAGMIDGEQWLRERLSGKKGTPSLLRGILPDRTSTAVASHFGLGGYQGSVTTACSSSATAVGWGADLIASGELKACVCGGSDTLSLLTFAGFNSLRVVDPEPCSPFSLGRHGISLGEGAAFVVLEAEDDARARGATVYGYILGYAVAGEAFHMTAPEPNGVDAARVMEQALLAAGVSAADVGWVNAHGTGTPLNDVVESKAMRNVFGEHAADVPLVSTKAMTGHCLGAAGSIEILATALALGEGIVPQTLNFRGVDPECDLDHCHGGAKPSSARVALSNSFAFGGNITCVVIGI from the coding sequence ATGTTCCATAAAAAAAGAATAGCCATTACCGGCCTCGGCGTTTTCTGTTCCGTCGGTCACGACGTCGGCTCCTTCAAAAAAGCTCTCCTTCAGGGCAATAGCGGCATAGGCGGGATAGATCTTTTCGATGTTTCCTCGTTCCCCTCTCAAATCGGTGCCCAAATCAGGGGCTATAATCCCGGCGATCACTTCGACCGGAAATCTGCGCGCCGTCTCTCCCGTGCCGATCAGTTCGGAATAATCGCGGCCGGTGAAGCAATACGTTCCAGCGCCATTCTCGGTGCGTATGATCCTTACAGCATAGGCGTGTCCCTAGGTGCCGGGGCTGCAGGGATGATCGACGGCGAGCAGTGGCTCCGGGAGCGGCTGTCGGGGAAGAAGGGGACTCCATCGCTCCTTCGCGGCATCCTTCCCGACCGGACTTCCACTGCCGTTGCATCTCATTTTGGTCTCGGCGGCTATCAGGGTAGCGTCACCACCGCGTGTTCATCGTCAGCCACAGCCGTCGGTTGGGGGGCGGATCTCATTGCTTCGGGAGAGCTGAAGGCATGCGTCTGCGGCGGCTCCGATACCCTTTCTCTGCTCACCTTCGCCGGCTTCAATTCGCTGCGTGTCGTAGATCCCGAGCCTTGCTCTCCGTTCAGCCTCGGCCGCCATGGAATCTCCCTTGGAGAGGGGGCCGCGTTCGTCGTTCTCGAAGCAGAGGATGACGCCAGGGCCCGTGGAGCTACCGTATATGGCTACATCCTCGGTTATGCCGTAGCAGGCGAGGCCTTCCACATGACCGCCCCTGAGCCGAACGGTGTTGATGCCGCCCGCGTCATGGAGCAGGCACTTCTGGCGGCGGGGGTTTCTGCAGCCGACGTCGGATGGGTCAACGCACACGGGACCGGCACTCCACTGAACGACGTGGTGGAGAGCAAGGCGATGCGGAATGTTTTCGGCGAACATGCCGCAGATGTGCCTCTCGTATCCACGAAAGCCATGACAGGCCACTGCCTCGGTGCTGCAGGTTCCATTGAGATCCTCGCGACGGCGTTAGCGCTCGGAGAAGGTATAGTTCCACAAACACTTAATTTCAGAGGTGTTGATCCGGAATGCGATCTTGACCATTGTCACGGCGGCGCCAAGCCTTCCTCGGCCCGTGTCGCGCTTTCCAATTCCTTTGCATTCGGGGGAAACATAACCTGCGTGGTCATCGGCATATGA
- a CDS encoding beta-ketoacyl synthase N-terminal-like domain-containing protein, with the protein MKERYDIVVTGVSAITPAGIGIGPLRTALVEQRSHLQPVPPDFAGGEGHLWGRAEGFKGSDYLPPLKARRFDRGSLFAIVSAGMALRDARIDTSAVNAERIGIALGCGFGGIANSVEFLSGYFDKGSSGLVPMLFPNTVPNAPASNVSIEHGLKGPNITQVQRFCSTESAFQMACRFLREGRADVMLAGGVDDLNPSIIDGFRSAGQLCSWGNGFGEGCGMLVLERLDYAEKRGARPIAAIGGIRTVGRLLPGREKEGLEKLCSNNVPGLVSFSGTAGLMEEFRERFPGIPAIDVAPVIGRSLAMGGTSLAFLAASLEPEQRGLHLAASPEGPYFAIETMGVAPVRS; encoded by the coding sequence ATGAAAGAACGGTATGATATAGTTGTTACGGGGGTCTCTGCCATAACGCCAGCGGGGATAGGCATCGGCCCCTTGCGGACTGCTCTGGTGGAACAGCGGAGCCACCTGCAGCCTGTACCACCGGATTTTGCCGGAGGGGAAGGGCACTTGTGGGGTAGAGCGGAGGGTTTTAAAGGAAGCGATTACCTGCCACCCCTCAAGGCGCGTCGTTTCGATCGGGGAAGTCTTTTTGCAATCGTTTCGGCCGGAATGGCTCTCAGGGATGCGCGGATCGATACTTCAGCCGTCAATGCGGAGCGGATAGGCATCGCCCTTGGTTGCGGCTTCGGCGGCATCGCAAATTCTGTCGAGTTTCTGAGCGGCTATTTCGATAAGGGGAGCAGCGGGCTCGTCCCGATGCTGTTTCCCAATACGGTACCCAATGCTCCGGCGAGTAATGTCTCTATCGAGCATGGTCTTAAGGGACCCAACATCACGCAGGTTCAGCGCTTTTGCTCCACCGAGTCGGCATTCCAGATGGCATGCCGCTTTCTTCGGGAAGGGCGGGCTGACGTGATGCTGGCCGGAGGGGTTGATGATTTGAATCCGTCCATCATAGACGGATTCCGATCAGCAGGCCAGCTGTGCTCCTGGGGGAACGGGTTTGGCGAGGGGTGCGGGATGCTTGTGCTGGAGAGGCTGGATTACGCCGAGAAGAGAGGCGCCCGGCCTATCGCAGCAATCGGGGGCATTAGGACCGTGGGCCGTTTATTGCCTGGGCGGGAGAAGGAAGGGCTGGAAAAGCTTTGCAGCAATAATGTCCCCGGCCTCGTATCCTTCTCCGGTACAGCCGGTCTTATGGAGGAGTTTCGCGAACGTTTCCCAGGCATACCGGCGATTGATGTCGCTCCTGTCATTGGCCGCTCCCTCGCCATGGGAGGGACATCGCTGGCGTTCTTGGCCGCATCTCTCGAGCCTGAACAGCGGGGGCTGCACCTGGCGGCATCGCCGGAAGGTCCCTATTTCGCCATTGAAACGATGGGAGTCGCCCCTGTTCGATCCTGA
- a CDS encoding hydroxymyristoyl-ACP dehydratase — protein sequence MKRWESPLFDPDPAAYLPHRFPFLFLDRITALERGSSARALIAQSWGCGGRPMFFSIEAMAQLAGIAAAADGRGGGSLAAIDRAELHGDPGDGEVTVSVRVIKSFSPLHLVEGEVTAGDRLLARATLTIKVGSAA from the coding sequence TTGAAACGATGGGAGTCGCCCCTGTTCGATCCTGATCCGGCCGCATATCTTCCACACCGGTTCCCCTTCCTCTTTCTCGACCGGATTACCGCCCTCGAACGGGGAAGTTCCGCCCGCGCCCTGATCGCACAATCCTGGGGTTGCGGAGGGCGCCCGATGTTCTTTTCCATAGAAGCCATGGCGCAACTCGCCGGAATTGCCGCGGCGGCTGATGGAAGAGGGGGAGGGAGCCTTGCTGCAATTGACCGGGCAGAGCTGCACGGCGACCCGGGTGACGGGGAGGTGACTGTCTCTGTGCGGGTCATCAAGTCGTTTTCACCTCTCCACCTGGTTGAGGGGGAGGTAACCGCCGGTGATCGTCTTCTTGCACGGGCGACTCTTACAATAAAGGTAGGTTCCGCCGCGTGA
- a CDS encoding outer membrane lipoprotein carrier protein LolA — protein sequence MIRFKNIIETALFLSLLLLFPASVPAATQLPALEGLELVRRGMTGMNDFTADITQEKQIALLKKKLVSTGSMKFRRPDLFFMEMKPPYASRMLLRDNVLTMMLPAENVRQQTVLPPEEGLLRWFRLLDKPVTKVPEGMGVRAEKSGNEITLVMVPAGKRGVRELKLTIQDDGRPRRLLLIERNGDRTDILFRNVKRNVGLTDKDFKID from the coding sequence GTGATACGGTTCAAGAACATCATCGAAACTGCGCTTTTCCTGTCACTTCTCCTCCTTTTTCCTGCTTCAGTGCCCGCGGCAACCCAGCTACCCGCGCTGGAGGGACTGGAGCTGGTTCGCCGGGGTATGACTGGTATGAACGACTTTACAGCCGACATCACCCAGGAGAAGCAGATCGCCCTGCTCAAGAAGAAACTGGTTTCCACCGGCAGCATGAAGTTCCGGCGTCCTGACCTGTTCTTCATGGAGATGAAGCCGCCATACGCGAGCCGGATGCTCCTTCGGGACAACGTGCTGACCATGATGCTCCCGGCAGAGAATGTCCGGCAGCAAACGGTGCTTCCTCCGGAAGAGGGGCTACTGCGATGGTTCAGGCTTCTGGATAAGCCTGTTACAAAGGTTCCCGAGGGGATGGGGGTTCGCGCGGAGAAGAGCGGCAATGAGATCACGCTTGTTATGGTCCCTGCGGGGAAACGGGGAGTACGCGAGCTGAAGCTGACCATTCAGGATGATGGCCGTCCCCGGCGGCTGCTCCTTATCGAGCGGAACGGTGACCGCACCGACATACTTTTCCGGAACGTCAAACGCAATGTGGGGCTGACGGATAAAGATTTCAAGATCGATTGA
- a CDS encoding outer membrane lipoprotein LolB, whose translation MMFSKAYRKIFCSAILLLLAGCATVPKAPQFFRPGVQLETLTAAVSVSVKTPTGGTGGNGYLAYRKPDRLRLVMLTPFGTTALEFCTEGDRATLAIPSKDVAYVGAVADLPEGNGMQVWRLMSWAVEADPLYDPALPGTVARSDAGGGRYLAYYGDDGLLERKVTEEGDTVHYRDYQSIDGAPLPSVMEFSDTRGVRVKVTLKEPEINQPLEDAAFSPHLEGLSITPLSQFRGM comes from the coding sequence ATGATGTTCTCCAAGGCATACCGGAAGATCTTCTGCTCAGCAATTCTTCTGCTTCTCGCCGGTTGTGCGACTGTTCCTAAGGCTCCACAGTTTTTCCGTCCCGGCGTTCAGTTGGAAACTCTAACCGCGGCGGTCTCTGTCTCGGTGAAGACGCCGACGGGTGGTACCGGAGGTAACGGCTACCTGGCGTACCGCAAGCCGGACCGTCTTCGCCTCGTGATGCTCACGCCGTTCGGGACTACTGCCCTGGAATTCTGCACTGAAGGTGATCGGGCGACCCTGGCCATCCCTTCCAAGGATGTGGCATATGTTGGTGCCGTTGCGGACCTGCCGGAGGGGAACGGCATGCAGGTGTGGCGCCTAATGAGCTGGGCTGTTGAGGCCGACCCCCTCTATGACCCCGCATTGCCCGGAACCGTTGCGCGATCGGACGCTGGAGGAGGACGGTATCTCGCATATTACGGAGACGACGGGCTTCTTGAGCGTAAGGTGACAGAGGAAGGCGATACCGTGCATTACCGCGACTACCAGTCCATCGACGGGGCGCCTCTCCCATCGGTGATGGAGTTCAGCGACACCAGAGGAGTGCGGGTGAAGGTGACCCTCAAGGAGCCCGAGATCAACCAGCCTTTGGAGGATGCCGCCTTCTCGCCCCATCTTGAGGGGCTGTCCATAACACCGCTTTCCCAATTCAGGGGAATGTAG
- a CDS encoding carotenoid oxygenase family protein: MMTFASLSRRQFLAACCASGLSLALPGCARDLPLRKEDFPDFGDSNRPYLGMATSLRREFDYEASVEGRIPPSLRGTLYRNGPGLFDRGGLRKRTLIDGDGMVQSFCFDDRGVRYRNRFVRTPKFIEEEAAGCFTRPTWSTQAPGGWLANIWRAGDVISQAGISVVFWRGKLFAFDESSLPFEIDPETLATVGETSFGLPRDLTTYSGHPKLDPATGEWLHFGVRHGPSPEIHLTAFGSDGRLTGHRSFPLPRYVYMHDWFVTRRHAIINLHPLEISVWGFLLGRRSLADSLRWQPQKGTLLMVIDRHSESPPLLLETEARFMWHSINAVERGNEIVADFVGYRNPDHIVGSDPFIFAAMEGRPGEHRWPGEIRRYRIDLNRRKASQEITYAGRCEWPRINDRLLLAPYRYAYVAESRPGEFFWSGITRFDITSGRVEQFWFPAGVYCCEPNFVPLPGYRYSAEGAEPGWVLTEIYDSTTRTSSLAVLDAERTSAGPIATVCLTHHVPFSYHGWWRPAPQKPAL, translated from the coding sequence ATGATGACTTTCGCCTCATTGAGCCGGCGGCAGTTCCTGGCGGCCTGCTGTGCTTCCGGCCTTTCGCTGGCGCTGCCGGGATGCGCGCGCGATCTCCCCCTGAGAAAAGAGGATTTTCCCGACTTCGGAGACAGCAACCGCCCGTACCTGGGTATGGCAACGTCCCTTAGAAGAGAATTTGATTACGAGGCTTCGGTAGAGGGGCGAATTCCACCTTCACTGCGAGGAACCCTGTACCGCAACGGTCCCGGCCTCTTTGACCGCGGAGGCCTCCGGAAGAGAACCTTGATCGACGGCGATGGCATGGTACAGTCCTTTTGTTTCGATGATCGGGGAGTCCGCTACCGCAACCGTTTCGTCCGTACCCCGAAATTCATCGAAGAAGAAGCCGCAGGATGCTTCACTCGCCCTACCTGGAGCACCCAAGCCCCAGGCGGCTGGCTCGCCAATATCTGGCGCGCGGGAGACGTTATCAGCCAGGCAGGGATATCGGTCGTCTTCTGGCGGGGAAAACTCTTCGCCTTCGATGAATCTAGCCTCCCTTTCGAAATCGATCCGGAGACGCTGGCAACCGTGGGGGAAACCTCTTTCGGACTGCCCCGCGATCTCACAACCTACTCGGGTCACCCGAAGCTCGATCCTGCGACGGGAGAGTGGCTCCACTTCGGCGTCCGCCATGGCCCGTCGCCGGAAATTCATCTGACCGCCTTCGGTTCCGATGGGAGACTAACAGGTCACCGTTCGTTTCCTCTGCCACGCTACGTCTACATGCACGACTGGTTTGTCACCCGTCGCCACGCCATCATCAACCTTCACCCACTGGAAATTTCCGTCTGGGGGTTCCTTCTCGGTCGTCGCAGCCTCGCCGACTCCCTACGGTGGCAGCCGCAGAAAGGGACGCTTCTTATGGTGATCGACCGCCATTCCGAATCTCCTCCCCTGCTTCTGGAAACCGAGGCTCGTTTCATGTGGCACTCCATCAATGCAGTCGAACGGGGTAATGAGATAGTGGCGGACTTTGTCGGGTACCGGAACCCGGACCACATCGTCGGAAGCGATCCCTTTATCTTTGCCGCCATGGAGGGCCGGCCGGGAGAGCATCGGTGGCCGGGGGAGATCCGCCGCTACCGGATAGATCTGAATCGCCGAAAGGCTTCCCAGGAAATTACATACGCGGGGCGTTGCGAATGGCCGCGCATCAACGACCGGCTTCTTCTTGCTCCCTACCGCTACGCCTACGTCGCCGAGAGCCGTCCCGGCGAGTTCTTCTGGTCCGGCATTACCCGTTTCGATATAACCAGCGGCCGGGTTGAGCAATTTTGGTTTCCCGCCGGGGTCTACTGCTGCGAACCCAACTTCGTTCCTCTTCCTGGCTATCGCTACAGTGCTGAAGGAGCAGAACCGGGGTGGGTCCTGACGGAAATCTACGACAGCACCACCCGCACCAGCTCATTGGCGGTTCTGGACGCTGAGAGGACTTCGGCAGGCCCCATCGCCACCGTATGCCTGACCCATCATGTGCCGTTCAGTTACCATGGATGGTGGCGACCGGCACCTCAAAAACCAGCACTATGA
- a CDS encoding acyloxyacyl hydrolase — protein MVAFIVAIVFVLFYGATPPACAGENVTLAAATGELALLGGYGITHRGFGATRSQVQTVDAILRYGHFLSEEVGNGWYRGRHEIIVELPVHLTLDPRVRTMVGGYLLGSWKFSPGGNLSPYLLWGGGILINDLGLQTQGTRLNFSYQGGTGINWFFSKSTALTAEYRYHHISNAGTAEPNEPLNSSKFLFGLTRLH, from the coding sequence ATGGTAGCGTTCATCGTGGCTATAGTCTTTGTGCTGTTCTATGGGGCAACGCCTCCAGCATGCGCAGGTGAGAATGTTACCCTTGCGGCTGCCACAGGGGAACTTGCACTTTTAGGCGGGTACGGAATCACCCACCGTGGTTTCGGCGCCACCCGAAGTCAGGTCCAGACCGTCGACGCCATTCTGCGTTACGGTCATTTCCTCTCGGAAGAAGTTGGAAACGGCTGGTACAGGGGTCGCCATGAAATCATTGTGGAGCTTCCCGTTCACCTTACCCTCGACCCGCGAGTCCGCACCATGGTCGGAGGCTACCTCCTCGGAAGCTGGAAATTCTCGCCCGGCGGCAACCTGTCCCCTTACCTCCTCTGGGGCGGGGGAATACTAATTAACGATCTGGGCCTGCAAACCCAGGGGACACGGCTCAACTTCTCCTATCAGGGAGGGACAGGGATCAACTGGTTTTTCAGCAAAAGCACCGCCCTGACAGCTGAATACCGTTACCATCACATTTCCAACGCCGGAACGGCAGAGCCGAATGAGCCGCTCAATTCGAGCAAGTTTCTCTTCGGCCTGACCCGCCTCCATTAG
- a CDS encoding radical SAM protein, whose product MFVHPHGSNWMGSGKDISTIFNLMPPLGILSIAAYLESHGILTEIIDCYGTALTGTALAEDILSRSPDAVAFSCTTSSFLEGYGIAELLKEKRPSLPIIFGGAHACSVGPPLLEMFPAIDYLVLGEGELTLLELSTAGFTGAEKIPGVACRSTNGTTASSVRELIRNLDDLPFPAYHRLPDFPRRYNLPLFSYPTAPNTSVISSRGCPYHCSYCDRSVFSQGFRFNSPEYIVEHLAFLHRDFGIRHVFFYDDLFTFDRKRIARFCELKEKKRLPVTYNCIARLEHVDAELLELLKRSGCWQVNFGIESGDPEVIRKHRKFYGLDEVQTKLRLVRKSGMRVKGLFMIGLPGETEESILRTIDYALKLPLDEINVTKFTPFPGAPVYRDIREHGEFFEEWPLMNCMNFVFIPKGMSKPQLEDLYNQFIRRFYRRHRIHVGYAKMLWKSPHSIAHFLRNLPEILRFEMKQKW is encoded by the coding sequence GTGTTCGTACATCCGCACGGGTCCAACTGGATGGGGAGCGGCAAAGACATCAGCACCATCTTCAACCTGATGCCCCCCCTGGGAATATTGAGCATCGCTGCCTATCTTGAATCCCACGGCATACTTACAGAGATAATCGACTGCTACGGCACCGCGCTCACCGGCACAGCCCTGGCAGAAGATATCCTCAGCCGCAGCCCCGACGCTGTGGCCTTCTCCTGCACCACCTCCTCCTTCCTCGAAGGATACGGTATCGCTGAACTTCTGAAGGAGAAACGGCCTTCCCTACCCATCATTTTCGGCGGCGCCCACGCATGCTCCGTGGGTCCTCCCCTGCTCGAAATGTTTCCCGCCATCGATTATCTTGTTCTCGGGGAAGGGGAGCTGACACTGCTCGAACTGTCGACAGCCGGCTTTACGGGAGCTGAAAAAATACCTGGAGTGGCTTGCCGCAGCACCAACGGCACAACAGCATCAAGTGTACGGGAGCTCATCAGGAACCTTGACGATCTCCCATTTCCGGCCTACCACCGGCTCCCGGATTTCCCCCGCCGGTACAACCTCCCGCTGTTCAGTTACCCGACTGCTCCAAACACCAGCGTCATATCCAGCCGCGGATGCCCCTACCACTGCAGCTACTGCGACAGGTCGGTGTTCAGTCAGGGATTCCGATTCAATTCACCCGAGTACATCGTTGAGCACCTGGCTTTTCTCCACCGGGACTTCGGAATCCGCCACGTTTTCTTCTACGACGACCTTTTCACCTTTGATAGAAAGCGGATAGCCCGATTCTGCGAACTGAAGGAGAAAAAGCGCCTTCCGGTCACCTACAACTGCATCGCTCGCCTCGAACATGTAGATGCGGAGCTGCTTGAGCTTCTGAAGCGGTCCGGCTGCTGGCAGGTAAATTTCGGCATCGAATCTGGAGATCCGGAGGTGATAAGGAAACACCGGAAATTTTACGGTCTTGATGAGGTGCAAACGAAACTTCGACTGGTGAGAAAATCGGGAATGCGTGTGAAGGGTCTCTTCATGATCGGGCTGCCGGGAGAAACTGAAGAATCGATCCTCCGCACTATTGACTACGCTCTGAAGCTCCCACTTGACGAAATAAACGTCACAAAGTTCACGCCCTTCCCCGGAGCCCCTGTATACCGCGACATCCGGGAACACGGAGAGTTCTTCGAAGAGTGGCCGCTGATGAACTGCATGAACTTCGTCTTCATTCCCAAAGGGATGAGCAAGCCGCAGTTGGAAGATCTCTATAATCAGTTCATAAGGCGTTTTTACCGCCGCCACCGCATTCACGTCGGGTATGCCAAAATGCTCTGGAAGTCCCCACACAGTATTGCCCATTTCCTGCGTAATCTGCCGGAAATTCTCCGGTTCGAGATGAAGCAGAAATGGTAG